The Podarcis muralis chromosome 8, rPodMur119.hap1.1, whole genome shotgun sequence genomic sequence AACAcatcttttactattttttagtCACCACAGGCAGCCAGATAAGTGGCTTTTTGGTTGAAAGTGATTTTTGTGTGCACATAAAGGCAAGTAAAACACTGAAATGTGAAATATTCACCAATTGAAATGTTTCTAATCTGAGTTTGTCTTCTCTTCTAGGGGCCTAGCAGATGACATCTCTATGcattgttaataaaaaaaatcttctgTGAAATTGTGCTGTTCTTCCTTGCTCTGAAATTGACTGGCAGTCAGAGTACTTCTGCAACCCTTTTAATTTTAGGTAGCTGCAAACAGTAAGTTATGAATGTTATTGAGAAATCTAAGCTATGGTTAACCTACACAAAGATCCTGTTAGCTGAAGGTCTGTCTGACAACAAGGTGTTAAATGACCTTGCCAGTCAGAAGAGTAGGCAGATGCTTGGTTCGGAAAAGGAGCTATGATGATCACCCTTGTCCTCTTCAGATAGAACATGAAATGGGCCCTGGGGAAAGAGAAGTGCTGGTGGAAATCCACACAGCAGCTTGTGGTGTCAGCACCTGctgttaaaaaaattgtttagaaagctgatgcgaattttaatctgcttttagtcagttattttaacatttcaaattaCTGTTAATTCATTttactgataaatttattgtttttgtaaactgctttggggttttgattttttttaaaagaaacctgtaaagcagtatataaatttgatgAAATAAATCACAGCCTATCCTGGGGATAGCAAAGGGCTAAGAAGTTAAGCAACCCAAACCCAGTAATGTGTTAACAGCAGGCAGGCTAACAGGATAAGTCAGACAGCATTTTCTTTCAATAACAAAAGGACTCTtgctttgttggaggtttttagaCAGAGGTTGGGTGTTTGTCATTGACataagctttagctgagattcctgcattagaggggattggacaagatgatcctcagggttcccttACAACTCTGACTTTTCTATCACTATTCCGGGGAAGGGGTGGCTGACCTGCTACTGCATCTACAGCATTAGATGCAGTTCAAAAACTTTACAATGGCAATATAactacaaacataaaaaagcttTATTAATCACATATTTCCCCTTTTCCCTTAATTGTGAGGTTTGCTGATCAACATAGTATTTGTGAAAGAATTAGATAGACGTGAACAAGAAACTTTACATGATTTCAAAGGAGCCTGTTCCTTTCCTGGTACGTTGTTTACATCATCTGTCTCTTGGCCTTCCTGAGTCTTCTTGTTCTCTCTTGATGTATGGTTTCACATTCCAATGCAGCCAGTTGAGAAAGCCGCTGGAGGAACTGAGGAGGAGCTCCAGTGACAGGGTCTGTGAAACGGTAACCTAGAAGAAAAAACGAAACTCCCCTTGATTAGTAGTGTGTACAAAGTATAATGTGCCCCTCTCATGGAAGTACTTAAAACAGAATTATACAATATACATCAAAAACCAGTGAAAGGGAATAAAATCACCCTATTCCTTAAAATAGAAACAAGTTGTAATGGTTATCTGAAAAGGTAGTAAAAAGGGGTACATAGTGTTCATAAACCTGGCCCATTATGCATTAGTCTGACCATGCTTTTTAGAGAGGCCTATGATTTTATATAGGTtcataaaaaaatcaatttgaaGTACAGATACCTAGGATTTAACAAAAACTAAACAGATTACCATTTCTCTTGCTATATTAGCATTTTATGTTATCCATTTAGTTTATTATTTTCCTAAGCAATCTTTTGAGCAAGGTATGCATTAAAGTAGAAAAATTACATTTGTGaccataaaaatgcaatatgaCCCAATGTATTTTCATTCCAAAACTCTAGAATAACTCTAGTAGCTTGTATCAGTAATCGCCTTTTGTTAATTAGCTGAATTAAGCCTTTGAAACATTTTACAAATACAACTAGAAATGCTGTCCCTTAGGTACATACGAAAACAAAGCCTTCAATAAACATGTTTATAACAGCAACAATATTCAAAATGCAAGAAAGTTCACATAGTAAAGCAGTGAGAAAATGAGTTTGCCTAGGAAATGCATCTTGGTGAAGACAGATGGTAGGAAATTAAATATATTAAGTACTTACCAGGCTTGAATTTGGATCCTTCTGGAAATGAAATTAGGCTGGAACACCGATTATACTTCTTCAACCTACAAACATTTGCACAAGAACATACTATTAATAGAATGTTATATTTATGGACTATGGCAATCAAGGTGACTTGCAGTGGTGTAATTTCCCAGCGGTGTGCTGAGATGAAAAAACATGCTGATCAATGCCATATAAGTATTCCTACATCAAAATGTATTTCTTTAGGAATCTCCATCCAGATTCCTAGTAGTACTCAACAAGTATCAGAACCTTTGTACTGAAAGGACTAATATGCATGGGGATTTAGGTAAATATTAACAGGGCAGACCTATAAATGAATACTAAAAAATAGGGTTCATAGAGTTGAATTGAGCGGCTATAGGACAGCAAGCATTGCTGGGAAATAAATTTGCATAGGAACTGCTTCTGAATCGTACTGTTACAATAGTCATAACATTTTCCTCCAGCAGAGAAAAGTATTGACTCAGTAACTCTTTCCACCAGCTCAAGTAGGCCAATATTGCACCTTTACACAAGCCTTTACTACATGGGAGAGCTCTCCTTCCCCATTGTGGTTCTGCCTAGCTTCAGGAAGCGAGATGACACCAGCTCTGCTGATTCTAaatctctgcttttttttaaccttcccctgcccctttgtgggtgtacagtggtacctcggtttaagtacttaatttgttccggaggtccgttcttaacatgaaactgttcttaacctgaagcaccactttagctaatggggccttctgctgtcacgccgctggagcacgatttctgttctcctcctgaagcaaaattcttaacccgaggtactatttctgggttagcggagtctgtaacctgaagcgtatgtaacccgaggtaccactgtacatatgagCCTTTGGCAAGGGGGTGATGTTTCCCAGCATCACAACAAAAGATAACCCCATGGCTGAGTCCAGAGACTATCAAGGGGATGGGCCAGGCTAAAATGTGGAAGCTGCTTAACTATCCGGTGCCCAGTTCAATCCCACCCACAatatagcaacagtctggaactGCCCCAGGTCTAAGTGAGTTTTGATCCTTGCCTCTCCACTTCCTGTGTCCCCCAGTAAGGTCCCAAGACATGGTGAAGGGCACATCATGCAGTGACCTTGCTGAAGGCAAGCAGGTGGACTAGTCTGCCAAACACCATTTCGGGACAGTTAAAGGTGGTTAAAATAAATATTCCCTTTATTTTCATGAATTTGATCAAGTCATGTTTCCCTCTCGCTATTATGTTGTTTCAGGAATAAACATTTAGAAAACAGTCTGGTGAAGAGAcagaattaaatatataaattaaagtaACTCCCAACATCGTTTTTCATGAAAGACCTGGTCCACTCATACTGCCTTACCTTACAGCACCTAATTCTCCAGCTCCACCATGCATACCGGATGTCTTCAGAGGGCCTGGTTTCCAAGTAAACGACCCTCTTTTATAAGCATCCCCCATGGCTGTATCTCCCctgcaggagaagaaaaaaaagcagtATCTCAGACAGCAATAGGTTTTACAGTAAAACCATCCtggcatcacttatttttcacATAGTGCTGTGAGGGTGGTTTTTATGGCCCAAGGTTCACAAAGAGCATATCACCAGCACACCACGTTCTTTACCAGTGTCAAGTCATTTTAAGGCACAATCTTAAAGACATGGGAAAGGAAATCAAAAGTGGCAATTTCACCCAGTGCCCTGCTGGGCTGTCACTGGCAGGGAGAAAGTAAGGATGAAGCAGCACTCCTCCACGCTTCACAGGTTTGCTGCCATAGTTTTCTCCTTAGTGTAGGGTCCATGTTGCAGGTCTGGGTATGTCTCCTTCACTGCATCTACTTTTAATAATACTCCTTTTGAGGCCTACCACTAGAGCTCTGACATCAGTAGTGTCTGCTGCAGTGGGGAGTGGGCAGCAGATCCGCCTCTCTGAGGCCTTGCCTCTCTTTTGACCCTAGGGGAAGGAGCTCTGAGGCTGACTACAGCCCAGTCGGACATGCCAACATTCACCCTTCAGGAACATAATTCTGAATCCAAACTATAAAGAGTAAAATTAACTTGCCTGCTTTTGTAGCAGCTTTCAATAAAGTATTGTGATGAAGTACGCGGAAGCACAAAAGGTGGCAAACCGGGGTCATCATTACTGTAACAGCTAAAATCAAAAGAAGAAGGCATCTAACTATATAATATTAAATGGTTAGACGTTGTGTTctaattttttaacatattttaTCCCAAATAAATGGGATTGGTCAACAGATACAGGGATATACATAATTGGGTAGGAAAAAAACAAGGCTCTTTGTCATATATTTCTCTCTGACCTCTAACTCATAACACTATGTTGACTAGTCTGTGAAACCTTATGCCATTCATATATTGATTTAAAGTGCCTTGTGGCCCTGTAGTTTTTGCTACAACAGACTAACTTGTCTGCACATCTGGGAATTGCCTTAAACGATCCTGCTCCAACCCCAGCCACAAGCTCTGAGAAAAACATGAACAGTACATTCATCCACTCCCGTTTCTACCAAAAATTGATTTTTAATGATACATGTATAGCTGAGTGGTAAGACACATACTTATAGAACTTCCGGGGCCAAATTAAACGTGTGTTTATAAATACATGCTTATTGTTTGGCTTACTACTACTGGCTCTGGGGCAATTTACACTAAAAAACATGTAGAGGAGAAGAGCAAAAACCTATCCTCTATTCACTTTAGGAAACTTGTAGTTACTATCATTTCTCCAGTTCATTCAATTGTAGAGTTAGTGAGAAGCCTCTCAGTTACATACATTAAACAATGAAACATTGTAAACTACCATTAACGAAGTTGAGACTTTATGTGTGGGAAGTAAACACTACCCTGTACAAACATAAGCTTtgtctaaaaaacaaaacaaaaccataaagcAGTAAGCCTATGGCACAGATAAGTACTTGATCACTTAAAAATACTGAGGTTTTTGCTGTTTCCCACTGGCCATATTCAGACATCACCCTATACCACAGTTTAGTGTGGTCAGAACAAACTGGTCTCCTCTTCCAAACAGCTATGAGGTAGAATGTGGaacatttcatttccatttttgcTTACCTACAGCTTGTTTCCTTGTTGCAACTGACAAAACGTAGcttgtttgaaacaagccaatGTGAAACTAATAAGCTTGAGGCAAGATTGTGACTGAATGGCAAGTGATTCCCTTTGctctaaacaaaaaacaaagccagtCTGGGTATGAAGTACCCAATAATAATCTTCCCCCTTTCCTCTGAACAGGTGATCACTGATGATCACAAGCAACAGCTTTAACCATCTGACTGGCTATATGCCTACTTGCCAATGTCTGAATTGGGGCTCATACAACATTTGGAAGTAATAGAATTTCCACTATATCATGACGATTTATACAAGTCACTATATCATGACCTGTTCATATTTTAGAAGTGTAGATCTTCAATCCATTTGACTTTAAATGCAGAAATGGAGCTAAAATTCCATCTtctattgctatttttaaaataaatttgtacATGAAATTTTATGAGATATGCTTATTAGAAATTCCTCAGCTTGAAGTCTGCCTCTGAATTATACCTGTGCAGTGCACTTTGAATATGTGAAACATCTATACATACACTTCATACAATAATAGAGTTTATAATGGTATACCTGTCTGGAAATAAATGAGCAGCACCTTGTGTCTTCTGTGCAACGGGAGAGGGGTTTGGTATTGCCTGAGCAAGACTTGGCATTGCAGCATTTTCATCAGAGTCTCTCAAGCCATATGCAGATGTATATTCTGCTTAAGAGAAATAATTCAAAGCAGCATACATGGAACATCAGACCAAAACTAGCTAGAGCTACAGTCTTACACTTGCTTAGAAGTTTGCTCCACTGAGGTCAATGGGAGACTTCTGAAGAGACATGTCTGGGCACAGGAAACTGGTCTGGTCCTTGTGAGGTTACCAAGTCAGAAGGAGCAGTTCCCTTATAGTGAGCTTATGTTCTTAGCCACCTATAGAGTCGGGAATCGTCAAGAGCGGAGATGCCTTCTTCTAAATATactgtgtgtgcacacacttACACTAAACTAACTACATAACATCTATTCATCATGTCAAATCCTCAGCTGAAACTTACTCCAGTATCTAAAACATGCACATTCTGTTCCTTACGCTGAGCCACTACCTGGAACACAATGCATCGCAGGGGGATTGCAGATAACACTATTTTATGCATGCCTACTTTGAAATAAGTTCcaccaagttcaatggggcttactcccaggtaagaggaTCAAGTTGAAGCAATCCTAAGAACCCTTGAATGGCAGTCAAACCTGGAATAATGCAATTGCTaaaacccccaaaaaacctacTGTTTTAGAACAAAATCAAACTGTCGTTGACTAccttaacatttattttatttacaaacgAATGTTTATATATCTCCCTTTAGCAATCCTTTTGTGCCATTTACAAAAACATGCTAATACACAACATACTAAAAACAGCAATATATTAAAAAGCCTGGGAAAGTAAAAAGTCTTTGCTTGCACTGAAAAGATAGTAATGCTGGTATCAGGTAAGCTTCCCTTGGGAAAGAACAAATGGGGTACCACAACCAGAAGAGGCCTTCACTCTTGTCACCACACACCTTACCTCAAATGGAGAGAGCCCCAGAAGAGAGCTTCTGAAGACTCACTACATAGGCAGATTGATATGGAAGGTGGTGTTCCTTCAGGTACCAAGTCACATAAGGACTTCAGAAGTACTTTGAATTGCATGTGGAAAATGGACTAGTGAAGTTCTTCAGGTATTGGCGTAATACTTCTAAAATGATCAGTTACAGTTAGCAGCCTAACCACCGTACTGTGAGCCATttgcagtttctgaaccatcttaaAAGGCAGCTCCATGCACAAAACATTGTATTACTCAATCCTAGATGTTACCTGGAATGAATAACTATGGCCAAGTTATTTCTGTCcaggagaagctgcagctggtgcaccaGCCTACGCTGTTGACAGGCACTTCTTCCACAGAGCTTCCAAGGCCTCCAAGTAGAATGTTTGATCTAGGAGTACCCCCAAAATGTGTACTCAGTCCGAGAAGCTAATGAGGTGGCCTCCACATGTTATGCTACAGTTTCCATCAGTCCAAGTCAGCAGGTCAACTACATCTTCAGGGTACCACATTAGCTACCTCTAGGGTGAATGTAACCCCATCCAAAACAAGTTGAACACTATCTCcctggtcaaaacaaaaaaaattccttccagtagcaccttaaagaccaactaagttagttcttggtatgagctttcgtgtgcatgcacacttcttcagatacctgaagaatacCTGATACCTGATACCTGAATaatcttcagatacctgaagataccaggtatctgaagaagtgtgcatgcacacgaaagctcataccaagaactaacttagttggtctttaaggtgctactggaaggaattttttttgttttgactatggcagaccaacacggctacccatctgtaactggaactatctCCCTGAACAGACAAAACACCTACTCACAGAACCTCTGTCTTGATGGGATTGAGTTTGCTTATTAACCCACATTCAGCCCATTATAGATTCCAGGCACCTCCTCAGCACTTCTACTCCCTCACCTGAAACTGATAAAACAAGAGACACACAGAAAGTGCTGGGTGTCATCAGTACACTGATGGCCTTTATCCAAAAGTGTGATTTAGTTATGAAAAAAGTATGGAACAAGACAAAACACTATGAAACAGCAAAGAAGAAATTCTATGGGATCAAGCAGTAGTTCCCAACTATCACATTCTGGGAACAGCTTGAGAGGCAGAAGTGAACCAATCAGAACATCACTTCCATCTTCCAAACCAGGGTGGCCACCCAGAAGAATACTATCGTTAACGGTATCAAAAGTGGCTGAGAAgaacagcaatatctggagagggTGTGCAGTACAGCAGTTTAAAGGACAATTCTTGTTCTTTTGAACTCAATGGGCAAACGTATATTGATTTTAAGGAGTGGAAGATAACTCTCAACAACAAAAAGTGCAAGAAAAAACTACATAGGTAACCTCCCCAGACACGTTTGTTAACAacttttgattttgatttgtttgtggggatgttGTATGTATTTAAatcaagcaaatgttatcccCTTTCAGTGTATTTCCCTTCACTTTTCTTATTGCAAAGGAATTTGTttgttgtaaggtaaaggtaaaggtacccctgcccgtacgggccagtcttgacagactctagggttgtgcgcccatctcactctataggccaggggccagcgctgtccgaagacacttccgggtcacgtggccagcgtgacaagctgcatctggcgagccagcgcagcacacggaacgccgtttaccttcccgctagtaagcggtccctatttatctacttgcacccgggggtgctttcgaactgctaggttggcaggcgctgggaccgaacgacgggagcgcaccccgccgcggggattcgaaccgccgacctttcgatcagcaagccctagggcgctgaggcttttacccacagcgccacccgcgtcccgccttgTTTGTTGTACACAACTACAAAATCCACTATAATTGCTCAACCTAAATTTGCCAGTAGTCAGTGGATTCCAGTCCACAAACTAATGACAATTTGGAAGCAGCCAGAAATAGGGATTAGGTTGGTCTTTATGGCAATTCCAACACTAGAAAATCTTGGTAAGTTTCCTTTTTATGAAATGTAGGCTAGGATAACTATCAAATGACAACCTTAAACATCTTACcttgttttatcctttttgtcTTTATCACTGCATGTTTCCAACTATTCTCGAAAAGGTGACCCCCAAATGATTTTCCGGAGACTTTTTTATCCAGGAATCTTTGGTCAGATTTTAGGATTGGCAATTTTTGTTCCTTTGGTGGCTGAGAAATGACAGGTCTGCTGTTTCAAACATCATAGTGAACACCAGAGGGGAtacaaaagcaaaaataataaatgcTTTTCACATGTTGTCTGTACAGACATTTCTCAAGTAGTAAGTGGGTCAACCAAGGATTGCTATATTTCAAACAAGCATTCTGTTGGCCTTCCCTTGAAGCTGATGGAATCTAGTCCAAAATGTTGGGGAAGACTGCCCTACATGATTACTCCTCAGAAGGATGCCTCTCCATGGCCAACTTACTGCTTCTTCAGAATTGTGCTACAAACTGTTTTCAATCAAATATTGTAACATTTAGCTACCTCTTTCCTTATCTATTTGTGAGAAACTACTCAATTTCAGCCATGGAATATTGGAGTGCTACAGAGAAAAGAGAAATGTTCTAGGGTGCACACCGAGCACAAGGCATTGTTCAGACATGTACAGCCTCACTATTACCCAGTATGATCTCTAGTGCATCTTTAGGCATACTCCAAATCAACAGCATGCATTTTACAGGGCTAGCAACAGGGATGGACAAACTGTTTCAGGAAAGTTTGCATTGATATTCTCAGTGAGAAAACCAGACAGATTGCCAAAGAAAGTTCAAAATGCATCGTCATAAAGAAAAGGATCCTATGCATACTAGAGGCAAatgtccctttacttttaaaaagtGCCTGTTTTGATAACTGCTACAGCTCTTATGAATCATCAAAATATGATGCTAAGCTTTCCTTATTGTAAATTCTTCTGTTGCAATCTAAACTTACAAGACCCTATCCCCTAAAATAGGAAATAATAACTCCAAATCTTTGGCAAAGAAAGCGCAGTACTTGTAGACATTTAAAAATATCAATAAACCCCCAAGGGTCTCAACAACTGGGAATAAAGAAGTTGAATAGAACAGGAAGTTGAATAGAACAAGGGAATATTTGGCTCTAAACTATAGAATCGAAAGTATTCCTGTGAACCAGCATCAGGCAATTTCAGCATCATGACTACATACAAGTCTGCTGTTCAGGTGGCAGATGCAGTAAGCAAGAGCAGCCTCTCAGTTACAAAGAGATTAACAATGCAATCTTCTACATGTCTACTTTGGAGCAGGTCTCACTTAGttaagtggggcttactcccagaataATACATTGATATAAGATTACAGACTTAACCACTAATCTCCATTAATGGGAGTGAGGAATGAGGAGTTAGGAGTTATGGAACGATGCTAAGTTAAGGTAGATCAGCACTAGCACTTAGCTAAAAACCAGCCTCTTTTGAAATCAAGTTGGGTTGGGcttccatattttaaaaacactgtttcatattttagaaCACTAATTTTAGACCACTGGGCAAAGTTAAATAAATACTTACCATTCAGGGATGCACGAGATTTCTGGCAGCTTACCATTAGGAGCTTGTGAACCTGTAATATGCAAAGTCCATTCAGATTCAGTTACTCTATTTTCATACCAAAAGTTAAAGTAACATTACAGTTAAATATACTTGCATTAAAAACAGTAAATATTTTACCAGTAATGGTAAATTTTGCTTTAGACAGCACACTCCCCCATTTTAATGATGCACTACAACATATTATTCAAACCAAAATTTGGTCAGAACACCGATTTAAAGGAGTGTGATTGGGATATAATATCTATTAACAAAACACTTAAGGAATTTTTATAGCTTATTTTGTCAGTTTATAAACCATCTTTCAGTAACAGGGTTCTCAGGCTGGCATACAAACAATACAATCATAGAAGCTGCAGCAAAAACCTCAAAGATCAAGCAGAAAACACTAAAATAAACTAAAAATTTTGTTGCAATttcaggtgccaaaaagacatCAAAATTGGAACCTGTTACACTTCTTGAGAGAGAATATTACACATCAGAGGTACAACTGGGACAGCTGTATATCCATTTATCACCAGCTGCACACGACTTAAGGCTTTATAGCAAGGCTGGGGAAGTGGATCTAGCTAGGTGGTGAGTTCACCCACCTATCAATCACCTGACACCAAAGTGATGTCAGGTGATCCATTTTTGGTACAGCCCACAAAACATCAACAACCAATCAGCTGCACTGGGCTTTGCAGGTGTGGATGATCAGCAGTGCCTGCAAACTTCTTTTTGGCTCAGGTGCACATATACCTGCTCTGCACCTGGTGTCATCATATAAGATGTTAGGTGTAAGGCAGGTGGGTATGGAGAGGCCTAGCGTACCTAATTAAGCCTGTAGACCAAAGATTTTCCACAGAAAGGTAACAAtctacactttgaattgtgttggaAAGAGATCTAATGCAGCT encodes the following:
- the C8H8orf89 gene encoding putative uncharacterized protein C8orf89 homolog isoform X2; its protein translation is MSRSQQRIHLEQQGACSQAPNGKLPEISCIPECRPVISQPPKEQKLPILKSDQRFLDKKVSGKSFGGHLFENSWKHAVIKTKRIKQEYTSAYGLRDSDENAAMPSLAQAIPNPSPVAQKTQGAAHLFPDSCYSNDDPGLPPFVLPRTSSQYFIESCYKSRGDTAMGDAYKRGSFTWKPGPLKTSGMHGGAGELGAVRLKKYNRCSSLISFPEGSKFKPGYRFTDPVTGAPPQFLQRLSQLAALECETIHQERTRRLRKAKRQMM
- the C8H8orf89 gene encoding putative uncharacterized protein C8orf89 homolog isoform X4 codes for the protein MSRSQQRIHLEQQGACSQAPNGKLPEISCIPECRPVISQPPKEQKLPILKSDQRFLDKKVSGKSFGGHLFENSWKHAVIKTKRIKQAEYTSAYGLRDSDENAAMPSLAQAIPNPSPVAQKTQGAAHLFPDRGDTAMGDAYKRGSFTWKPGPLKTSGMHGGAGELGAVRLKKYNRCSSLISFPEGSKFKPGYRFTDPVTGAPPQFLQRLSQLAALECETIHQERTRRLRKAKRQMM
- the C8H8orf89 gene encoding putative uncharacterized protein C8orf89 homolog isoform X3; protein product: MSRSQQRIHLEQQGSQAPNGKLPEISCIPECRPVISQPPKEQKLPILKSDQRFLDKKVSGKSFGGHLFENSWKHAVIKTKRIKQAEYTSAYGLRDSDENAAMPSLAQAIPNPSPVAQKTQGAAHLFPDSCYSNDDPGLPPFVLPRTSSQYFIESCYKSRGDTAMGDAYKRGSFTWKPGPLKTSGMHGGAGELGAVRLKKYNRCSSLISFPEGSKFKPGYRFTDPVTGAPPQFLQRLSQLAALECETIHQERTRRLRKAKRQMM
- the C8H8orf89 gene encoding putative uncharacterized protein C8orf89 homolog isoform X1; the encoded protein is MSRSQQRIHLEQQGACSQAPNGKLPEISCIPECRPVISQPPKEQKLPILKSDQRFLDKKVSGKSFGGHLFENSWKHAVIKTKRIKQAEYTSAYGLRDSDENAAMPSLAQAIPNPSPVAQKTQGAAHLFPDSCYSNDDPGLPPFVLPRTSSQYFIESCYKSRGDTAMGDAYKRGSFTWKPGPLKTSGMHGGAGELGAVRLKKYNRCSSLISFPEGSKFKPGYRFTDPVTGAPPQFLQRLSQLAALECETIHQERTRRLRKAKRQMM